A single region of the Variovorax terrae genome encodes:
- a CDS encoding glycoside hydrolase family 15 protein: MTSIPSLARADTGPLAASLNLGLVGNCAYSALIDARGRVVWCCLPRFDGDPVFNALLDPGDAGSDWSFEIEDFARSEQAYEPNTAILRTRLYDARGQAIEITDFAPRFMSRDRMFRPLTLVRRVKLLAGTPRVRVLLRPRFDWGRQAPVVTQGSHHIRYVGTGQVLRVTSDAPLSYVLAQSWFVPGHAMNFILGPDETLSGGIEDTAHAFEVETATYWRSWTRRLAIPLEWQDAVIRAALTLKLSLFEDTGAIVAAMTTSIPEAPHSGRTWDYRYCWLRDAFFVVRALNSLSEVGTMEDYLRWLGNVIVRSRGGHIQPLYGIGQEEALHEAVIDHLPGYRGQGPVRAGNQAHEHFQHDVYGNIVLGAAQAFHDHRLFRRGGRVEFIHLEAVGEQAWALYDQPDAGMWELRTRTRIHTSSALMSWAACDRLAKVAATLALPERILHWRQRADTIRTRILQEAWSEPRQAFAESFGGSDLDASVLLMAEVGFIDPHDARFLATVEALEQTLCDGPYMRRYEAPDDFGRPETAFNICTFWRIDALARIGRKAQAREIFETMLARRNPLGLLSEDTHPVTGEMWGNFPQTYSMVGLINAAVRLSAPWDSVI, translated from the coding sequence ATGACCTCCATTCCCAGCCTCGCGCGGGCCGACACCGGCCCGCTGGCCGCCTCGCTGAACCTCGGCCTGGTCGGCAACTGCGCCTACAGCGCCCTGATCGACGCGCGCGGACGCGTCGTCTGGTGCTGCCTGCCGCGCTTTGACGGCGACCCGGTGTTCAACGCGCTGCTCGACCCGGGCGACGCGGGCAGCGACTGGTCGTTCGAGATCGAGGACTTCGCGCGCAGCGAGCAGGCCTACGAACCCAACACCGCGATCCTGCGCACCCGGCTGTACGACGCGCGCGGCCAGGCCATCGAGATCACCGACTTCGCGCCGCGCTTCATGAGCCGTGACCGCATGTTCCGCCCGCTCACGCTGGTGCGGCGCGTCAAGCTGCTGGCCGGCACGCCGCGCGTGCGCGTGCTGCTGCGCCCGCGCTTCGACTGGGGCCGCCAGGCGCCCGTGGTCACGCAGGGCAGCCACCACATCCGCTACGTGGGCACCGGCCAGGTGCTGCGCGTGACCAGCGACGCGCCGCTGAGCTACGTGCTGGCGCAGAGCTGGTTCGTGCCGGGCCACGCCATGAACTTCATCCTCGGGCCCGACGAGACCCTGAGCGGCGGCATCGAGGACACGGCCCACGCCTTCGAGGTGGAAACCGCCACCTACTGGCGCAGCTGGACGCGGCGCCTGGCGATCCCGCTCGAATGGCAGGACGCGGTGATCCGCGCCGCCCTCACGCTCAAGCTCTCGCTGTTCGAGGACACCGGCGCCATCGTCGCGGCCATGACCACCAGCATCCCCGAGGCGCCGCACAGCGGGCGCACCTGGGACTACCGCTACTGCTGGCTGCGCGACGCCTTCTTCGTGGTGCGCGCTCTCAACAGCCTGTCGGAAGTGGGCACCATGGAGGACTACCTGCGCTGGCTCGGCAACGTGATCGTGCGCTCGCGCGGCGGCCACATCCAGCCGCTGTACGGCATCGGCCAGGAAGAGGCGCTGCACGAGGCCGTGATCGACCACCTGCCCGGCTACCGCGGCCAGGGCCCGGTGCGCGCGGGCAACCAGGCGCACGAGCATTTCCAGCACGACGTCTACGGCAACATCGTGCTCGGCGCGGCCCAGGCCTTCCACGACCACCGGCTGTTCCGCCGCGGCGGGCGCGTCGAATTCATCCACCTGGAGGCCGTGGGCGAGCAGGCCTGGGCGCTGTACGACCAGCCCGACGCCGGCATGTGGGAGCTGCGCACGCGCACCCGCATCCACACCTCGTCGGCGCTGATGAGCTGGGCCGCCTGCGACCGGCTGGCCAAGGTGGCGGCCACGCTGGCCCTGCCCGAGCGCATCCTGCACTGGCGCCAGCGCGCCGACACCATCCGCACGCGCATCCTGCAGGAGGCCTGGAGCGAGCCGCGCCAGGCCTTCGCCGAGAGCTTCGGCGGCAGCGACCTCGACGCCAGCGTGCTGCTGATGGCCGAGGTCGGCTTCATCGACCCGCACGACGCCCGCTTCCTGGCCACGGTGGAGGCGCTCGAGCAGACGCTGTGCGACGGCCCCTACATGCGCCGCTACGAGGCGCCCGACGACTTCGGCCGGCCCGAGACCGCCTTCAACATCTGCACCTTCTGGCGCATCGACGCGCTGGCGCGCATCGGCCGCAAGGCGCAGGCGCGCGAGATCTTCGAGACCATGCTGGCGCGGCGCAACCCGCTGGGCCTGCTGTCGGAGGACACGCACCCGGTCACCGGCGAGATGTGGGGCAACTTCCCGCAGACCTACTCCATGGTCGGCCTGATCAACGCCGCGGTGCGGCTGTCGGCGCCGTGGGACAGTGTCATATGA
- the otsB gene encoding trehalose-phosphatase, with protein sequence MNFVDILCPSCALFLDFDGTLVDLAPQPEAVRVPAGLVDSLEALAGYLDGALAVISGRPIAQIDAYLFPLRLPAAGVHGAERRGADGALALLPTVPLERVEQAARALAQSYPALRVEFKRGSVALHYRQAPALENLCLEALQAAVADSPGLTLLRGKMVVEAKPGGASKGLAIEAFLREPPFAGRTPVFAGDDLTDEVGFSTVQRLGGLGVKIGSGASVAWHRLGSAAALRHELAQAALARTGKALR encoded by the coding sequence ATGAATTTCGTGGACATCCTCTGTCCGTCGTGCGCGCTGTTCCTGGACTTCGACGGCACCCTGGTGGATCTGGCCCCGCAGCCCGAAGCGGTGCGCGTGCCCGCCGGGCTGGTGGACAGCCTGGAGGCGCTGGCCGGCTACCTGGACGGCGCGCTGGCCGTGATCTCGGGCCGGCCCATCGCGCAGATCGACGCCTACCTGTTCCCCCTGCGCCTGCCGGCGGCCGGCGTGCACGGCGCCGAGCGGCGCGGCGCCGACGGCGCGCTGGCGCTGCTGCCCACCGTGCCGCTGGAGCGCGTGGAGCAGGCCGCCCGGGCGCTGGCCCAAAGCTACCCGGCCCTGCGCGTGGAGTTCAAGCGCGGCTCGGTGGCCCTGCACTACCGTCAGGCCCCGGCGCTGGAGAACCTGTGCCTCGAGGCCCTGCAGGCCGCGGTGGCCGACTCGCCGGGGCTCACGCTGCTGCGCGGCAAGATGGTGGTGGAGGCCAAGCCGGGCGGCGCCAGCAAGGGGCTGGCGATCGAGGCCTTCCTGCGCGAGCCGCCGTTCGCCGGCCGCACCCCCGTGTTCGCCGGCGACGACCTCACCGACGAAGTGGGCTTCAGCACCGTGCAGCGCCTGGGCGGGCTCGGTGTGAAGATCGGCAGCGGGGCCAGCGTGGCCTGGCACCGGCTGGGCAGCGCCGCCGCGCTGCGGCATGAATTGGCCCAGGCCGCCTTGGCCCGGACCGGAAAGGCGCTGCGATGA
- a CDS encoding VOC family protein, whose translation MSDARPRSLFHLAFNVTDLDQARRFYGGVLGCAEGRSTGTWVDFDFFSHQISLHLGPPFKTERTGHVGDVLVPMPHFGLVLALPDWQALAQRLTEAGTDFVLAPQVRFEGQPGEQWTMFFCDPFGNPIEIKGFRSLDSVYAA comes from the coding sequence ATGAGTGATGCCCGCCCCCGCAGCCTGTTCCATTTGGCCTTCAACGTCACCGACCTCGACCAGGCGCGCCGCTTCTATGGCGGCGTGCTCGGCTGCGCCGAAGGGCGCAGCACCGGCACCTGGGTCGATTTCGATTTTTTCAGCCACCAGATCTCGCTGCACCTGGGCCCGCCGTTCAAGACCGAGCGCACCGGCCACGTGGGCGACGTGCTGGTGCCGATGCCGCACTTCGGCCTGGTGCTGGCGCTGCCCGACTGGCAGGCGCTGGCGCAGCGGCTCACCGAAGCCGGCACCGACTTCGTGCTGGCGCCCCAGGTGCGCTTCGAGGGCCAGCCCGGCGAGCAGTGGACCATGTTCTTCTGCGACCCGTTCGGCAACCCGATCGAGATCAAGGGCTTCCGCTCGCTGGACAGCGTCTACGCCGCCTGA